The Cyclobacteriaceae bacterium genome includes a region encoding these proteins:
- a CDS encoding HAD family phosphatase, producing MRNSVAVIFDMDGVIVDTNPHHKISLRQFCEKYGYQLSDEELLKKIYGRTNKEWIANLFDRPLTVAELSAYGEEKEKLFRDIYEKDIAPVAGLEDFLKKLEENNIPKAIGTSAPKSNVDFILDNLHLRKYFNTILDESNVNHGKPNPEIYLKVAAALQFPPERCIVFEDSLSGVASAQAAGSKVVGITTTHSKEELSHTDYVIDNFIGLDPSDLIKKVFK from the coding sequence ATGAGAAATTCAGTAGCTGTCATTTTTGACATGGACGGCGTTATTGTCGACACCAATCCGCATCACAAAATATCGTTACGTCAATTCTGCGAAAAGTATGGCTATCAGCTGAGTGATGAGGAGCTTCTGAAAAAAATCTATGGCCGCACAAATAAAGAATGGATCGCAAATCTCTTTGACAGACCGCTAACAGTAGCAGAATTAAGTGCTTATGGAGAAGAGAAAGAAAAGCTTTTTCGTGATATCTATGAGAAAGACATTGCGCCAGTGGCAGGTCTGGAAGATTTTTTAAAGAAACTTGAAGAAAATAATATTCCGAAAGCTATCGGTACTTCAGCGCCGAAAAGCAACGTTGATTTCATACTCGATAATCTTCACCTTAGAAAATACTTCAACACCATTCTGGATGAATCGAATGTAAATCATGGAAAACCAAATCCTGAAATTTATTTAAAGGTTGCCGCAGCTTTGCAGTTTCCCCCCGAGCGGTGTATCGTTTTTGAAGATTCACTTTCTGGAGTGGCTTCAGCCCAGGCAGCTGGATCAAAAGTTGTAGGCATTACCACTACTCATTCAAAGGAAGAATTATCGCACACTGATTATGTGATCGACAATTTCATTGGATTAGACCCAAGTGATCTTATCAAAAAGGTCTTTAAGTGA